One genomic region from Pseudomonas hormoni encodes:
- a CDS encoding PLP-dependent aminotransferase family protein, whose amino-acid sequence MAFSERVSRLKSSLIREILAAAQRPEVMSFAGGLPAEAMLPKVEWADMPLSMGQYGMSEGEPALREALAAEARALGVPCEASQVLVVSGSQQTLDLAAKLYIDKGTEILLEAPTYLAALQIFQLFGADCITVPLEADGPNLTQLRVRLEKHRPGFIYLIPTFQNPSAVRYSEAKRDAVAALLDEFGVTLIEDEPYRELTFDGGCATPIVSRLKKASWIYTGTVSKTLLPGLRVGYLIASPDLFPHLLKLKQSADLHTNRVGQWQALQWIGTEKFQHHLSELRDFYRVRRDAFQSALETHFSDLADWNVPQGGLFFWLTLKQPLDTRTLLKAALAADVAFMPGEPFFPEPDKHPGHLRLNFSHIDPVRLDEGLKRLAAVVRQAQAAKAA is encoded by the coding sequence ATGGCTTTTTCCGAACGTGTCTCGCGCCTTAAAAGTTCTCTGATCCGTGAAATCCTTGCGGCGGCCCAACGGCCGGAAGTGATGTCGTTCGCAGGCGGCCTGCCGGCCGAAGCCATGCTGCCGAAGGTCGAGTGGGCCGACATGCCGCTGTCCATGGGCCAATACGGCATGAGCGAAGGCGAGCCAGCGCTGCGTGAAGCGCTGGCGGCGGAGGCACGAGCACTGGGTGTGCCGTGTGAGGCGAGCCAGGTGCTGGTGGTCAGCGGTTCCCAGCAAACCCTCGATCTGGCAGCGAAGCTCTACATCGACAAAGGCACCGAGATCCTGCTTGAAGCGCCGACTTATCTCGCGGCATTGCAGATCTTTCAGCTATTCGGCGCCGACTGCATCACCGTCCCGCTGGAGGCTGATGGTCCGAACCTGACGCAACTGCGTGTACGCCTGGAAAAACACCGCCCGGGGTTCATCTACCTGATCCCGACCTTCCAGAACCCGTCGGCCGTGCGCTACAGCGAAGCCAAGCGCGACGCTGTGGCCGCCTTGCTGGATGAGTTCGGCGTCACCCTGATCGAAGACGAGCCTTACCGCGAGCTGACTTTCGACGGAGGCTGCGCCACGCCGATTGTCAGTCGTTTGAAAAAGGCCAGCTGGATCTACACCGGCACCGTGTCGAAAACCTTGTTGCCGGGGTTGCGCGTCGGTTACCTGATTGCCAGCCCGGACCTGTTTCCGCACTTGCTGAAGCTCAAGCAATCGGCTGACCTGCACACCAATCGGGTCGGCCAGTGGCAGGCGCTGCAATGGATCGGCACAGAGAAATTTCAGCATCACCTGAGTGAATTGCGGGACTTCTACCGCGTTCGGCGGGACGCATTTCAGTCGGCGCTGGAAACCCATTTTTCTGATTTGGCCGATTGGAACGTGCCGCAGGGTGGGCTGTTTTTCTGGCTGACGTTGAAGCAACCGCTGGATACGCGGACGTTGCTCAAAGCGGCGTTGGCGGCGGATGTTGCGTTCATGCCGGGTGAGCCGTTTTTCCCTGAGCCGGACAAACATCCGGGGCATCTACGCCTGAACTTCAGCCATATCGATCCGGTGCGGCTGGATGAAGGGTTGAAGCGATTGGCGGCGGTGGTGCGTCAGGCGCAGGCTGCGAAAGCGGCCTGA
- a CDS encoding MarR family winged helix-turn-helix transcriptional regulator — MLDLKNPASQQQAMEAFFFGYQAFTAKADEMLERRGLSRMHQRIVFFIARYPNLSVKELLALLGVSKQALNIPLRQLVEMHLVNSVASEADKRKRLLELTVDGARFEQSLRREQVKLLERVFAEAGEVAVNGWLAVNLALGEVTRIDRDDA, encoded by the coding sequence ATGCTTGACCTTAAAAATCCCGCCTCCCAACAGCAGGCCATGGAAGCGTTTTTCTTCGGCTATCAGGCGTTCACTGCCAAGGCCGACGAAATGCTCGAGCGTCGCGGCTTGAGCCGGATGCATCAACGCATCGTGTTTTTCATTGCCCGTTACCCGAACCTGAGCGTCAAGGAATTGCTGGCGTTGCTGGGTGTGAGCAAGCAGGCGTTGAACATTCCACTGCGCCAGTTGGTGGAAATGCATTTGGTGAACAGCGTCGCCTCGGAGGCGGACAAGCGCAAGCGCTTGCTGGAACTGACCGTGGACGGCGCACGGTTCGAACAGTCGTTGCGGCGTGAGCAGGTGAAATTGCTGGAGCGGGTGTTTGCCGAGGCTGGGGAGGTGGCGGTGAATGGGTGGTTGGCGGTGAATCTCGCGTTAGGGGAAGTAACAAGAATTGACCGGGACGACGCCTGA
- a CDS encoding NCS2 family permease yields MESRKSEASTLELSPPLRTGWLERIFKLSLHGTTVKTELIAGLTTFITMAYIIFVNPNIMADAGIDHGAAFVATCIAAALGCLLMGLYANWPVGLAPGMGLNAFFTYTVVGTMGYNWETALGAVFVSGVLFMFLTFSRIREWLLNSIPVSLRFAMGAGVGLFLGLIGLKTAGIVVDSPATLIKLGSLREPGPLLAAICFLMIAMLSYHKVFGAILISIITVTLAGWGLGLVHYEGIMSAPPSLAPTWMAMNVAGVFNVSMISVVLAFLFVHMFDTAGTLMGVAQRANLVNADGRIENLSRAMKADSASSVFGAVVGVPPVTSYVESAAGVAAGGRTGLTAVTVGVLFIAAMFFAPLAGMIPAYATAGALIYVAMLMMGGMAHIEWDEATDSIPAIVTAIMMPLTFSVADGIALGFITYVALKAGTGKYKEISVSLWVLCAIFIAKFIFL; encoded by the coding sequence GTGGAAAGCCGCAAATCCGAAGCCTCGACGCTGGAACTCTCGCCGCCGTTACGCACTGGCTGGCTGGAGCGCATCTTCAAACTCAGCTTGCATGGCACCACGGTGAAGACCGAGCTGATTGCCGGTCTGACAACCTTTATCACCATGGCTTACATCATCTTCGTCAACCCCAACATCATGGCTGACGCCGGGATTGATCACGGCGCTGCGTTCGTCGCCACCTGCATCGCCGCCGCGCTGGGCTGCCTGTTGATGGGTCTGTACGCCAACTGGCCGGTCGGCCTGGCACCGGGCATGGGCTTGAACGCTTTCTTCACCTACACCGTGGTCGGCACTATGGGCTACAACTGGGAAACCGCCCTTGGCGCGGTGTTTGTTTCCGGCGTGTTGTTCATGTTCCTGACCTTTTCCCGGATCCGTGAATGGCTACTCAACAGCATTCCGGTGAGCCTGCGCTTTGCGATGGGCGCGGGGGTCGGTCTGTTTCTCGGGCTGATCGGCTTGAAAACCGCCGGTATCGTCGTCGATAGCCCGGCCACCCTGATCAAGCTTGGCTCGTTGCGCGAACCCGGCCCGCTGCTGGCCGCCATCTGTTTCCTGATGATCGCCATGCTCAGCTACCACAAGGTTTTCGGTGCGATCCTCATCAGCATCATCACCGTGACGCTGGCTGGTTGGGGCCTGGGCCTGGTGCATTACGAAGGGATCATGTCGGCACCGCCGAGCCTGGCCCCGACCTGGATGGCCATGAACGTCGCCGGCGTGTTCAACGTCAGCATGATCAGCGTGGTGCTGGCCTTCCTCTTCGTGCACATGTTCGACACCGCCGGCACCCTGATGGGCGTCGCCCAGCGCGCCAACCTGGTGAACGCGGACGGGCGGATCGAAAACCTTTCCCGTGCCATGAAAGCCGATAGCGCCTCCAGCGTATTCGGGGCGGTGGTCGGTGTTCCGCCAGTCACCAGCTACGTTGAAAGTGCCGCGGGTGTCGCCGCGGGTGGTCGGACTGGTCTTACCGCAGTGACCGTAGGTGTGCTATTTATTGCAGCGATGTTTTTCGCACCGCTGGCTGGCATGATCCCCGCCTATGCCACCGCCGGCGCGCTGATTTATGTAGCAATGCTGATGATGGGCGGCATGGCGCACATCGAGTGGGACGAAGCGACCGACAGCATTCCGGCGATCGTCACCGCGATCATGATGCCGCTGACCTTCTCGGTCGCCGACGGAATCGCGCTGGGCTTCATCACCTACGTGGCGCTGAAGGCCGGCACCGGTAAGTACAAGGAAATTTCCGTCAGTCTGTGGGTGCTTTGCGCGATCTTCATCGCCAAGTTCATTTTCTTGTAA
- a CDS encoding LysE family translocator, whose translation MSLETWLLFSGAALVVILIPGPLSLLMISNSLNYGLRRSYPAFLGGVFASICLLSASALGLGALLLASEQLFSALKIVGALYLFYLAWQSWQQSRQPSVGAEVPQAAAAPRFRALFGRAFVLGASNPKDILFFAAFLPQFLNAEQPFLPQLLVMIATWTVLDLLCKLAYGLGAHGAARYLRSGKGQSWFNRVSAGLFSGAGAVSLLSR comes from the coding sequence ATGAGTCTGGAAACCTGGCTGCTGTTCAGCGGCGCTGCGCTGGTGGTGATCCTGATCCCGGGGCCCCTGTCTTTGCTAATGATCAGCAACAGTCTGAATTACGGTTTGCGTCGTTCTTACCCGGCGTTTCTGGGTGGCGTATTTGCTTCGATCTGTTTGCTCAGCGCGTCGGCCCTGGGTTTGGGCGCGTTGTTGCTGGCGTCGGAACAGCTGTTCAGCGCGCTGAAAATCGTCGGTGCGTTGTACCTGTTCTACCTCGCCTGGCAGAGCTGGCAGCAATCGCGCCAGCCATCGGTAGGCGCCGAAGTGCCTCAGGCTGCTGCGGCACCACGCTTTCGTGCCCTATTCGGGCGCGCCTTTGTTTTGGGTGCGAGCAATCCTAAAGACATTCTGTTCTTCGCCGCTTTCCTGCCGCAGTTCTTGAACGCTGAGCAACCGTTCCTGCCGCAGTTGCTGGTGATGATTGCCACCTGGACCGTGCTGGATCTGCTGTGCAAACTGGCTTACGGATTGGGTGCGCATGGCGCGGCGCGGTATTTGCGCAGTGGCAAGGGCCAGAGCTGGTTTAACCGGGTGAGTGCGGGGTTGTTCAGTGGTGCGGGTGCGGTTTCATTGCTGAGCCGCTAA
- the uraH gene encoding hydroxyisourate hydrolase: MGRLTTHVLDAAHGCPGSSIKVELYRVEGSQLELVASAMTNSDGRVDAPLLQGDDYRTGVYQLQFHAGDYYRARGVQLPEPAFLDVVVLRFGISAEQDHYHVPLLISPYSYSTYRGS; encoded by the coding sequence ATGGGACGTTTGACTACACACGTTTTGGACGCTGCACACGGTTGCCCGGGCAGCTCGATCAAGGTCGAGCTGTACCGCGTTGAAGGTTCGCAACTGGAATTGGTCGCCAGTGCGATGACCAACAGCGATGGCCGTGTCGATGCACCGTTGCTGCAGGGCGATGACTATCGCACCGGGGTCTATCAGCTTCAGTTTCATGCGGGCGATTACTACCGCGCCCGTGGCGTTCAGCTGCCGGAGCCTGCGTTCCTGGACGTGGTGGTGCTGCGGTTTGGCATCTCTGCAGAACAGGATCACTACCATGTGCCGCTGCTGATTTCGCCCTACAGCTATTCCACGTACCGCGGCAGCTGA
- the puuE gene encoding allantoinase PuuE, with translation MSADYPRDLIGYGSNPPHPHWPGNARIALSFVLNYEEGGERNILHGDKESEAFLSEMVSAQPLQGERNMSMESLYEYGSRAGVWRVLKLFKEFDIPLTIFAVAMAAQRHPDVIRAMVDAGHEICSHGYRWIDYQYMDEAQEREHMLEAIRVLTEITGERPLGWYTGRTGPNTRRLVMEEGGFLYDSDTYDDDLPYWEPNNPTGKPHLVIPYTLDTNDMRFTQVQGFNKGDDFFEYLKDAFDVLYAEGAEAPKMLSIGLHCRLIGRPARLASLKRFIEYAKSHEQVWFSRRVDIARHWHETHPYQGAAK, from the coding sequence GTGAGCGCTGACTACCCACGCGACCTGATCGGTTACGGCAGTAACCCTCCTCACCCACACTGGCCGGGCAATGCCCGCATCGCCCTGTCCTTCGTCCTGAATTACGAAGAAGGCGGCGAGCGCAACATCCTGCACGGCGATAAAGAATCCGAAGCCTTCCTTTCTGAAATGGTCTCGGCGCAGCCGCTGCAAGGCGAGCGCAACATGAGCATGGAATCCCTTTACGAGTATGGCAGCCGCGCTGGCGTCTGGCGGGTTCTGAAACTGTTCAAGGAATTCGACATTCCGCTGACCATCTTCGCCGTGGCCATGGCCGCCCAGCGCCACCCGGACGTGATCCGCGCGATGGTCGATGCCGGCCACGAAATCTGCAGCCACGGCTACCGCTGGATCGACTACCAGTACATGGACGAAGCGCAGGAACGCGAGCACATGCTCGAAGCGATCCGCGTCCTCACAGAAATTACCGGCGAGCGCCCACTGGGCTGGTACACCGGCCGCACCGGTCCGAACACCCGCCGGCTAGTAATGGAAGAAGGCGGTTTCCTCTACGACAGCGACACCTACGACGACGACCTGCCCTACTGGGAACCGAACAACCCGACCGGCAAGCCGCACCTAGTGATCCCGTACACGCTGGACACCAACGACATGCGTTTCACCCAGGTCCAGGGGTTCAACAAGGGTGACGATTTCTTCGAATACCTCAAAGACGCGTTCGACGTGCTCTACGCCGAAGGCGCCGAAGCACCGAAGATGTTGTCGATCGGCCTGCACTGCCGCCTGATCGGCCGTCCGGCGCGCCTGGCCTCGCTCAAGCGCTTTATCGAATACGCTAAAAGTCATGAACAGGTGTGGTTCAGCCGTCGCGTCGACATCGCTCGCCACTGGCACGAAACCCACCCGTACCAAGGGGCTGCGAAATGA
- the uraD gene encoding 2-oxo-4-hydroxy-4-carboxy-5-ureidoimidazoline decarboxylase has protein sequence MSHFQTLKPSTLSRDAFVAAFADIYEHSPWVAEKAFDLGQDASIDEIETLHQRMSDILLSADHESQLALINAHPDLAGKAAVQGQLTEASTNEQAGAGIHQCTAEEFSRFTELNDAYKAKFKFPFIMAVKGSNRHQILAAFETRIHNSADTEFKCALAEINKIALFRLLTL, from the coding sequence ATGAGCCACTTCCAGACACTGAAACCCTCGACCCTGAGCCGCGACGCATTTGTCGCCGCTTTCGCCGACATCTACGAACATTCGCCATGGGTGGCCGAGAAGGCCTTCGACCTGGGCCAGGACGCCTCGATCGACGAGATCGAAACCCTGCACCAGCGCATGAGCGACATCCTGTTGAGTGCTGATCACGAAAGCCAATTGGCCCTGATCAATGCTCACCCGGACCTGGCCGGCAAAGCTGCCGTTCAGGGCCAACTGACCGAAGCCAGCACCAATGAACAGGCTGGCGCCGGTATTCACCAATGCACGGCCGAAGAGTTTTCTCGCTTCACCGAGCTGAACGACGCCTACAAAGCCAAGTTCAAGTTTCCCTTCATCATGGCGGTAAAAGGCAGCAACCGGCATCAGATCCTCGCAGCGTTCGAAACGCGCATTCACAACTCGGCAGACACCGAATTCAAATGCGCGCTGGCGGAGATCAACAAGATCGCTCTGTTCCGATTACTGACCCTATAG
- the alc gene encoding allantoicase: protein MKAYAVPFEKFVNLADARLGTKIISVTDDWFADANRLFQPTPAVWKEGVFDDNGKWMDGWESRRKRFEGYDSAVIRLGVPGSIKGVDIDTSFFTGNFPPSASLEACFLASGEPDENTQWTEVLSAVELQGNSHHYHEISNDQAFSHLRFNIYPDGGVARLRVYGIPFRDWSAVGDNEQVDLAAALNGGRALACSDEHFGRMSNILNPGRGINMGDGWETARRRTPGNDWVIVALGHAGEIEKVIVDTLHFKGNYPDTCSIQGAFVKGGTDSQIETQSLFWRELLPAQKLEMHAEHTFAEQIKALGPITHIRLNVFPDGGVSRLRVLGKVAK from the coding sequence ATGAAAGCTTACGCCGTACCTTTCGAGAAGTTCGTCAACCTGGCCGACGCCCGCCTGGGCACCAAAATCATCTCGGTCACCGATGACTGGTTCGCAGACGCCAACCGTCTGTTCCAACCGACCCCGGCCGTGTGGAAGGAGGGCGTGTTCGATGACAACGGCAAGTGGATGGACGGCTGGGAGTCGCGCCGCAAGCGCTTCGAAGGCTACGACAGCGCCGTGATCCGCCTCGGCGTACCGGGCTCGATCAAAGGCGTGGACATCGACACTTCATTCTTCACCGGCAACTTCCCGCCGTCGGCTTCGCTGGAAGCCTGCTTCCTCGCCTCGGGCGAGCCGGACGAAAACACCCAGTGGACTGAAGTGCTGTCGGCCGTCGAGCTGCAAGGCAACAGCCACCACTATCACGAAATCAGCAACGATCAGGCCTTCAGCCACCTGCGCTTCAACATCTACCCGGATGGTGGCGTGGCCCGTCTGCGTGTGTACGGTATTCCGTTCCGCGACTGGTCCGCTGTCGGCGACAACGAGCAGGTTGACCTGGCCGCAGCCCTCAACGGTGGCCGCGCCCTCGCCTGCTCCGACGAACACTTCGGTCGCATGAGCAACATCCTCAACCCGGGCCGTGGCATCAATATGGGCGATGGCTGGGAAACGGCGCGTCGTCGTACGCCGGGCAATGACTGGGTGATCGTCGCGCTGGGTCATGCCGGCGAGATCGAGAAAGTCATCGTCGACACCCTGCACTTCAAGGGCAACTACCCGGACACATGCTCCATCCAGGGCGCGTTCGTCAAGGGCGGCACCGACAGCCAGATCGAAACTCAATCGCTGTTCTGGCGTGAACTGTTGCCGGCGCAGAAACTGGAAATGCACGCCGAACACACCTTCGCCGAGCAGATCAAGGCGCTGGGCCCGATTACCCACATCCGCCTGAACGTGTTCCCGGACGGTGGTGTGAGCCGCCTGCGCGTATTGGGCAAGGTCGCTAAATAA
- a CDS encoding ureidoglycolate lyase, producing the protein MRTLTIEPLTKEAFAPFGDVIETDGSDHFMINNGSTMRFHKLATVETATPEDKAIISIFSADAQDMPLTVCMLERHPLGSQAFIPLLGNPFLIVVAPLGDEPVSGLVRAFVTNGRQGINYHRGVWHHPVLTIEKRDDFLVVDRSGTGNNCDEHFFKEDERLILAPHQ; encoded by the coding sequence ATGCGCACACTGACGATTGAACCGCTGACCAAAGAAGCCTTCGCCCCTTTCGGTGACGTGATCGAAACCGACGGCAGCGATCACTTCATGATCAACAACGGTTCGACCATGCGCTTCCACAAACTGGCGACGGTGGAAACCGCCACGCCAGAGGACAAGGCGATCATCAGCATTTTCAGCGCCGACGCGCAGGACATGCCACTGACCGTCTGCATGCTGGAGCGTCACCCGCTGGGCAGCCAGGCTTTCATTCCGCTGCTCGGCAACCCTTTTCTGATCGTGGTCGCGCCCCTTGGCGATGAACCTGTATCAGGCTTGGTCCGCGCCTTCGTCACCAACGGCAGGCAGGGCATTAATTACCATCGCGGCGTTTGGCACCATCCGGTGCTGACGATCGAAAAGCGGGATGACTTCCTGGTGGTTGATCGCAGTGGCACAGGCAATAACTGCGATGAGCATTTTTTCAAAGAGGATGAGCGTTTGATCCTCGCCCCCCACCAATAA
- a CDS encoding urate hydroxylase PuuD has translation MEAHLLEWLNLSVRWVHMITGVAWIGASFYFVWLENNLNRVNPKSGLAGDLWAIHGGGIYHLEKYKLAPPTMPDNLHWFKWEAYFTWMSGIALLCVVFYSNPTLYLLAPGSSLTGPEGVALGIASLFVGWLVYSFLCDSALGKRPALLGFILFVLIIGAAYGFSKVFSGRGAYLHVGAIIGTIMVGNVFRIIMPAQRALVAAIAENRTPDPALPAKGLLRSRHNNYFTLPVLFIMISNHFPSTYGSQYNWLILAGIAVLAVLVRHYFNTRHDSHKFAWTLPVAAVGMICLAYVTGPAQMPSAPEVAKAPGTIEYQPLPETALGGGAKPAAAKPAEAPVQASNAGPSFDKVHSVIQERCSVCHSAKPTSPLFSAAPAGVMFDTPEQIRQNAARIQAQAVTSQIMPLGNITQMTQQERDLIGAWIVQGAPTN, from the coding sequence GTGGAAGCACATCTGTTGGAATGGCTGAACCTGAGCGTGCGCTGGGTTCACATGATTACTGGCGTGGCCTGGATCGGTGCGTCGTTCTATTTCGTCTGGCTGGAGAACAACCTCAATCGGGTCAACCCGAAAAGCGGTCTGGCCGGTGATTTGTGGGCGATCCACGGCGGCGGTATCTATCACCTGGAAAAATACAAACTGGCCCCACCGACCATGCCGGACAACCTGCACTGGTTCAAATGGGAAGCCTACTTCACCTGGATGTCGGGGATCGCGCTGCTGTGCGTGGTGTTCTACTCCAACCCGACGCTGTACCTGCTGGCACCGGGCAGCAGCCTGACCGGCCCTGAAGGGGTCGCACTGGGCATCGCTTCGTTGTTCGTCGGCTGGCTCGTCTACTCCTTCCTCTGCGACTCGGCGCTGGGCAAACGCCCTGCCCTGCTCGGCTTCATCCTGTTCGTGCTGATCATTGGCGCCGCTTACGGCTTCAGCAAGGTGTTCAGCGGTCGTGGTGCGTACCTGCACGTCGGCGCGATCATCGGCACCATCATGGTCGGCAACGTGTTCCGCATCATCATGCCGGCGCAGCGCGCACTGGTGGCGGCGATCGCCGAGAACCGCACGCCGGATCCGGCGCTGCCGGCCAAGGGCTTGCTGCGTTCGCGTCACAACAACTACTTCACCTTGCCGGTGCTGTTCATCATGATCAGCAACCACTTCCCGAGCACCTACGGCAGCCAGTACAACTGGCTGATCCTGGCCGGGATCGCGGTGCTGGCGGTGTTGGTGCGTCACTACTTCAACACCCGTCACGACAGCCACAAGTTCGCCTGGACCCTGCCCGTCGCAGCCGTAGGCATGATCTGCCTGGCTTACGTGACAGGCCCGGCGCAGATGCCGAGCGCACCGGAAGTAGCCAAGGCCCCTGGCACCATCGAGTACCAACCGCTGCCGGAAACTGCACTCGGTGGTGGTGCCAAACCTGCCGCTGCGAAACCTGCTGAAGCACCGGTCCAGGCGTCAAACGCCGGCCCGAGTTTCGACAAGGTCCACAGCGTGATCCAGGAACGTTGCTCGGTTTGCCATTCGGCCAAACCCACCAGCCCGCTGTTCAGCGCGGCACCGGCCGGGGTGATGTTCGATACCCCCGAGCAGATCCGCCAGAACGCGGCGCGCATCCAGGCGCAAGCCGTCACCAGCCAGATCATGCCACTGGGCAACATCACCCAGATGACCCAGCAGGAACGTGACCTGATCGGCGCGTGGATTGTTCAGGGAGCTCCGACCAACTAA
- a CDS encoding nucleobase:cation symporter-2 family protein, translating into MSELSEARIPDAPAIQRLPLLQLILVGLQHVLLMYGGAIAVPLIIGQAAGLSREEIAFLINADLLVAGIATIVQSLGIGPMGIRMPVMMGASFAAVGSMVAMAGMPGIGLQGIFGATIAAGFFGMIIAPFMSKVVRFFPPLVTGTVITSIGLSLFPVAVNWAGGGAGAAQFGSPIYLAIAALVLATILLVHRFMRGFWVNISVLIGMCLGYAICGVIGMVDLSGMAQAPWLQIVTPLHFGMPKFELAPILSMCLVVVIIFVESTGMFLALGKITGQEVCPRMLRRGLLCDAGASFFAGFFNTFTHSSFAQNIGLVQMTGVRCRSVTIVAGGLLIVLSLLPKAAFLVASIPPAVLGGAAIAMFGMVAATGIKILQEADIGDRRNQLLVAVSIGMGLIPVVRPEFFAHLPLWMSPITHSGIAMATLSALMLNLLFNILGGAERAAINDCHAHSH; encoded by the coding sequence ATGTCCGAGCTATCCGAAGCGCGCATCCCCGACGCACCCGCCATTCAGCGTTTGCCCCTTTTGCAACTGATCCTGGTCGGTCTGCAACATGTTTTGCTGATGTACGGCGGAGCCATCGCGGTGCCGCTGATCATCGGGCAGGCCGCAGGCCTGAGTCGTGAAGAAATCGCCTTCCTGATCAACGCCGACCTGCTGGTCGCCGGCATCGCCACCATCGTGCAATCGCTGGGCATCGGCCCGATGGGCATTCGCATGCCCGTGATGATGGGCGCCAGTTTCGCCGCGGTCGGCAGCATGGTCGCCATGGCCGGCATGCCGGGCATCGGTCTGCAAGGAATCTTCGGCGCGACCATCGCCGCCGGGTTCTTCGGCATGATCATCGCGCCGTTCATGTCCAAAGTCGTTCGGTTCTTCCCGCCGCTGGTGACCGGCACGGTCATCACCTCGATCGGATTATCGCTGTTCCCCGTGGCGGTTAATTGGGCGGGCGGCGGCGCTGGCGCCGCTCAATTCGGTTCACCGATTTACCTGGCCATCGCCGCGCTGGTGCTGGCCACCATCCTGTTGGTTCATCGCTTCATGCGCGGTTTCTGGGTCAACATTTCGGTGTTGATCGGCATGTGCCTCGGCTATGCGATCTGCGGTGTGATCGGCATGGTCGACCTCAGCGGCATGGCTCAGGCGCCCTGGCTGCAAATCGTCACCCCGCTGCACTTCGGTATGCCGAAGTTTGAACTCGCGCCGATTCTTTCGATGTGCCTGGTGGTCGTGATCATCTTCGTCGAGTCCACCGGGATGTTCCTCGCGCTGGGCAAAATCACCGGTCAGGAAGTCTGCCCGCGGATGCTGCGTCGCGGCCTGTTGTGTGATGCCGGCGCGTCGTTTTTCGCCGGGTTCTTCAACACCTTCACCCACTCCTCGTTCGCGCAGAACATCGGTCTGGTGCAGATGACCGGTGTGCGCTGCCGCTCAGTGACCATCGTCGCCGGCGGTTTGCTGATCGTGCTGAGTCTGCTGCCCAAAGCAGCGTTCCTGGTGGCCTCGATTCCCCCCGCCGTACTCGGTGGCGCTGCGATTGCGATGTTCGGCATGGTCGCCGCCACCGGGATCAAGATTCTTCAAGAGGCCGACATCGGTGACCGTCGCAACCAGTTGCTGGTGGCAGTGAGCATCGGCATGGGGCTGATTCCGGTGGTGCGTCCGGAGTTTTTTGCGCACCTGCCATTGTGGATGAGTCCGATCACGCACAGCGGAATTGCCATGGCCACCCTTAGCGCCCTGATGCTGAACCTGTTGTTCAACATTCTCGGCGGCGCCGAACGCGCGGCGATCAACGACTGCCACGCTCACTCGCACTGA
- a CDS encoding outer membrane protein OmpK gives MIRTHTNLLLVGGLLAASQAMAGDLLLWQTNSLSYLYGKNFAINPSIQQTVTFEHADKWKYGDNFLFVDKIFYNGEEDRNKGPRAFYGEFSPRLSLGKILDRRFEYGPIKDVLLAMTYEYGEGDSEAYLIGPGFDLAVPGFNYFTLNFYRRQTEGPRPGDGVWQITPAWSYSIPLGNSDLLIDGYMDWVVDNDQNARGTYHANLHINPQIKYDLGKALGWSQKQFYVGTEYSYWKNKYGVENSASLDTHQNTASLLVKVHF, from the coding sequence ATGATTCGGACTCATACAAACCTGCTGTTGGTCGGTGGCCTGCTGGCTGCCAGCCAAGCCATGGCCGGCGATTTATTGCTGTGGCAGACCAACAGCCTGAGCTATTTGTACGGAAAGAATTTCGCGATCAACCCGTCGATCCAGCAGACGGTGACGTTCGAGCACGCCGACAAATGGAAGTACGGCGACAACTTCCTGTTCGTCGACAAGATCTTCTACAACGGCGAGGAAGACCGCAACAAAGGCCCGCGCGCCTTCTACGGCGAGTTCAGCCCCCGCCTCTCCTTAGGCAAGATCCTCGACCGCCGCTTCGAATACGGCCCGATCAAGGACGTGCTGCTGGCCATGACCTATGAGTATGGCGAAGGCGACAGCGAGGCCTACCTGATCGGCCCCGGTTTCGACCTTGCAGTGCCGGGCTTCAACTATTTCACATTGAACTTCTATCGCCGCCAGACCGAAGGCCCGCGCCCCGGCGATGGTGTCTGGCAGATCACGCCCGCCTGGTCCTACAGCATTCCCTTGGGCAACTCGGACTTGTTGATCGATGGTTACATGGACTGGGTGGTGGATAACGATCAGAACGCTCGCGGCACTTACCACGCCAACCTGCACATCAATCCGCAGATCAAATATGACCTCGGCAAAGCGCTGGGCTGGAGTCAGAAACAGTTCTACGTCGGCACCGAATACAGCTACTGGAAGAACAAGTACGGCGTCGAAAACAGCGCCAGCCTCGACACCCACCAAAACACCGCCAGCCTGCTGGTGAAGGTGCACTTTTAA